The Micrococcales bacterium genome includes a region encoding these proteins:
- a CDS encoding DUF459 domain-containing protein, whose protein sequence is MTHTLHEPPKADTPAPQKRNRADSYHPAMHGFEGKRMPAGHIWLVVVIALGVAVIFNSGGFLRDANGMRPGVLRTVVVALATPIDAAAQWLRLDRPQQALAGVLGQDTDDADGAALVSDEPVAEPAPVATAPPITSPTAADPLQVLVLGDSLSTFVGQQMAAQLADSRLVDFTSVWRNGTGLTNPAFFNWESGARSIIRDKRPEAVVMLVGGNERNDMTVRGQTLVPGTEAWENEYERRARVVMRAMMQEGVQRVFWSGPPTARDPQWNDVYADVNAALARAAASVPGVTYVDLYDEDAGFAMEEVVDGEQVVVRQRDGIHWTYPGSLTPARAEIAAIESAYGDLRNQRPPTTEVPSDTQPTTGAEPSRP, encoded by the coding sequence ATGACACACACCCTCCACGAGCCCCCCAAGGCCGACACCCCTGCGCCGCAGAAGCGCAACCGCGCGGACAGCTATCACCCAGCCATGCACGGCTTCGAGGGCAAGCGGATGCCTGCCGGGCACATCTGGCTGGTCGTGGTCATCGCCCTGGGTGTGGCCGTCATCTTCAACTCCGGCGGCTTCCTGCGTGACGCCAACGGCATGCGACCCGGTGTCCTGAGGACGGTGGTCGTCGCGCTGGCCACTCCGATCGACGCCGCCGCGCAGTGGCTGCGCCTGGATCGTCCGCAGCAGGCGCTGGCGGGCGTGCTCGGCCAGGACACCGATGATGCCGACGGTGCGGCGCTGGTTTCCGACGAACCGGTCGCCGAGCCCGCCCCGGTGGCCACGGCCCCACCGATCACCAGCCCCACGGCTGCCGATCCGTTGCAGGTACTGGTCCTCGGTGACTCCCTGTCGACTTTCGTCGGCCAGCAGATGGCGGCGCAACTGGCCGACTCCCGGCTGGTGGACTTCACTTCCGTGTGGCGCAACGGCACTGGACTGACCAACCCGGCGTTCTTCAACTGGGAATCCGGAGCCCGGTCGATCATCCGTGACAAGCGCCCAGAAGCCGTCGTGATGCTCGTGGGAGGCAATGAACGCAACGACATGACCGTGCGCGGGCAGACGCTGGTCCCCGGCACCGAAGCCTGGGAGAACGAGTACGAGCGCAGGGCGCGGGTGGTGATGCGGGCCATGATGCAGGAGGGCGTGCAGCGAGTCTTCTGGTCGGGGCCCCCGACTGCGCGCGACCCGCAGTGGAACGACGTCTACGCCGACGTCAACGCCGCACTGGCCCGCGCCGCCGCGTCCGTACCCGGGGTCACGTACGTCGACCTCTACGACGAGGATGCCGGGTTCGCCATGGAGGAGGTGGTCGACGGCGAGCAGGTGGTGGTACGGCAGCGCGACGGCATCCACTGGACGTACCCGGGATCGCTCACACCTGCCCGCGCCGAGATCGCGGCCATAGAGAGCGCATATGGTGATCTCCGGAACCAACGCCCGCCCACCACGGAGGTCCCCAGTGACACGCAGCCAACGACCGGGGCCGAACCTTCACGACCCTGA